One Glutamicibacter halophytocola DNA segment encodes these proteins:
- a CDS encoding major capsid protein, with amino-acid sequence MALVLSTEYIDPAELTGYVRSALADLPQNAFALSAYLPDVTTDDIDFRASVGGGGLSRAASFRAYDAESPISGRTGISRINGELPPISEKRRLGEYDRLKMRKLDEGIKNAILNDAVELAKAIKARLEIARGEALNLGKVTLSENGLALEANFGRKASHTQTAVIRWDQAGSDPIADLLAWSAVYKATNGIRPAEALVSDQLISVLLRNSAIRGYILPAGSTQNIVTVDALNALLASFQLPKFTVYEAQIQGEDGNAQSILDPKRVLFLPPAGQKIGETLWGVTAEALDENYGIDSTDAPGIVVGSYSDNDPVSQWTKASAIALPVVPNANLTLSGLALT; translated from the coding sequence ATGGCACTAGTGCTATCCACTGAATACATTGACCCCGCCGAGCTGACCGGTTATGTTCGCTCTGCGCTGGCCGATCTGCCGCAGAACGCTTTCGCCCTGTCGGCTTACCTTCCGGACGTTACAACCGATGACATTGACTTCCGTGCGTCGGTTGGCGGCGGCGGCCTCTCTCGCGCTGCTTCGTTCCGTGCCTACGATGCCGAGTCGCCCATTTCGGGCCGTACCGGCATTTCTCGCATCAATGGCGAGCTGCCTCCAATTTCGGAGAAGCGCCGCCTGGGCGAGTACGACCGCCTGAAGATGCGCAAGCTTGACGAAGGCATCAAGAATGCGATTCTGAATGATGCGGTTGAGCTCGCAAAAGCAATCAAGGCGCGTCTTGAGATTGCGCGTGGCGAGGCTTTGAACTTGGGCAAGGTTACCTTGTCTGAGAACGGGCTTGCACTTGAGGCCAATTTCGGTCGCAAGGCAAGCCATACGCAGACCGCTGTAATTCGATGGGATCAGGCCGGTTCCGACCCTATCGCGGACTTGCTGGCATGGTCTGCCGTGTACAAGGCAACCAACGGTATCCGACCTGCCGAGGCGCTGGTTTCCGACCAGCTCATTTCGGTGCTTTTGCGCAACAGCGCAATCCGTGGCTACATCCTGCCAGCGGGTTCGACTCAGAACATCGTCACCGTGGATGCCTTGAACGCGCTGCTGGCTTCGTTCCAGTTGCCTAAGTTCACCGTTTACGAAGCCCAGATTCAGGGGGAGGACGGCAACGCGCAGTCAATCCTTGACCCTAAGCGCGTTCTGTTCCTGCCACCTGCGGGCCAGAAGATCGGCGAAACCCTTTGGGGCGTTACCGCCGAGGCACTGGACGAGAACTACGGCATCGACTCGACCGACGCGCCGGGCATCGTGGTTGGCTCCTACTCGGACAATGACCCAGTGTCTCAGTGGACTAAGGCGTCTGCAATCGCGCTGCCGGTAGTTCCAAACGCAAACCTGACCCTTTCCGGCCTGGCGCTCACCTAG
- a CDS encoding DUF5361 domain-containing protein codes for MAELRALGLREATDLVVHLPEESVTLTAVAGGWSLAHQLAAAQIDELRVLVWQKTKDGQKGKKPPKPIPRPGFEDTSSQNFSARPVSIKEMQKRMAERRARQPDDGLVEYRAKDGRILRITPKQAAYFNRKSR; via the coding sequence ATGGCAGAGTTGCGGGCGCTTGGCTTGCGTGAAGCGACTGACCTTGTGGTTCATCTTCCCGAGGAATCAGTGACTCTGACGGCGGTTGCTGGCGGCTGGTCATTGGCGCATCAGTTGGCCGCCGCGCAGATTGATGAACTGCGCGTGCTGGTTTGGCAGAAAACCAAGGATGGGCAAAAGGGAAAGAAGCCCCCTAAGCCAATTCCCCGTCCAGGGTTCGAAGATACGTCTTCGCAGAACTTTAGCGCTCGGCCTGTGTCCATCAAGGAAATGCAGAAACGCATGGCCGAAAGGCGCGCTCGCCAGCCTGACGATGGGCTCGTTGAGTATCGGGCGAAAGACGGTCGCATTCTTCGCATCACGCCGAAGCAAGCCGCCTACTTCAATCGCAAATCCCGCTAA
- a CDS encoding phage tail protein: protein MATNLATAYVQIQAVTQGMGKQLNRDFGGAADTAGTNAGKSSGKKFGGAFAGVVKKAGAIGAAVGIGLAAKGGISRALNIENAQAKLKGLGNDTQTVSKIMDNALASVSGTSFGLGEAATTAAGAVAAGIKPGEALERMLKSVANSAASAGVGMDEMGAIYNKVATSNKAQGDVLAQVNEKGIPLTATLAKQLGKTGAEVEKMASKGEIGFKEFEAAMTQASGNVAAEMGKTFTGSMANLSAAGSRIGATVATPFLEIARVGANALIPVLDGINAAIKPAMEAFGQWAQQNMPAVFSGISDAISRVGDVLGPLAAQVNSTMGPMLAQLGSAIGPLVSQIGAALGPVFAQIGAAITPLIPQIIEFATSFSPISLIVQALLPVLPQVAAMLGTLGTAFGQIVAAVLPLAATLMTAIVPVFTQLVSTILPVVIQLVTTLVSAFAPLVAQLVSALAPILGQLASSVLPMLGQAFTAIMSAIMPVVNVILAILIPALQILMPIVISIVQGIVNNVIGAIQGLVSVITGVISLIGALFTGNWAQVWESLKQIVSGAVQAVWNLIQLWFVGKMVKGIMAVLKSITGLFTTGWNAVKSTVQSSLGSVKAAVQTGMNLVRSIVQGTLNAVRNFFSTAFNAVKSLVTNGMAAVRTAVQTGLNAVVNFFKGLIGNITGALASLPGKLGTIGRQMITGMIDGIKAMATQVVDSIVGVAKGAIDKAKSFLGIHSPSRVFRDEVGKQISRGLAAGVTADKDKAVKAVEDLSKAVAKAGEKAIKQETANAKADRTKANAQIAKHNKALAKKRDAALAKADKLKSSKARTAAKKAARAEYNANKKDKLPTLSKAEAEKAAKRNIRTIQAAQSKAQRLLDAQAKTTAGIWEFGGVKGVQRLVNSLSKAGKWTRNATKQTRSATLADLAKAREVMADRIESANKRLDEMVEYRNQNAERIMGELDLKPTEDKDGKKKKLSIAEVSSRVKSLAAKAKQFASKLAALGKAGIPPGLIQEIAGYGTTEGIQVANAILSGTKKQQSNLSKDWKGLESASNRFGTVAAEEFFGVGIAAQQGIIKGLESDDKKLKKAAENLASKLTKATRKALGIHSPSRVFRDQVGAYIPAGVIAGIDQGQGALDNRVAGMVRTAPPATQTMATAPAVGVDGALADGFTVNGPLVSVDRMVVDSDRRVKQVAQELHTRGSRSARAQGKTAMAGVTR, encoded by the coding sequence GTGGCTACCAATCTTGCTACCGCCTACGTTCAGATTCAGGCCGTCACACAGGGTATGGGCAAGCAGCTCAACCGTGATTTTGGCGGGGCCGCTGATACTGCGGGCACGAATGCTGGCAAGAGCTCAGGCAAGAAATTTGGTGGGGCATTCGCTGGCGTTGTGAAAAAGGCCGGGGCGATTGGCGCGGCGGTCGGTATTGGCTTGGCCGCCAAGGGTGGCATCTCGCGTGCGCTGAACATTGAGAACGCTCAGGCCAAGCTCAAAGGTTTGGGCAACGACACTCAGACCGTCTCAAAAATCATGGATAACGCGCTTGCGTCCGTGTCCGGTACATCCTTTGGTTTGGGTGAAGCGGCTACGACGGCAGCGGGCGCGGTTGCCGCTGGCATCAAGCCCGGCGAGGCGCTTGAGCGCATGCTCAAGTCTGTTGCTAACTCGGCGGCTTCGGCTGGCGTGGGCATGGATGAAATGGGCGCGATTTATAACAAGGTCGCAACCTCGAACAAAGCTCAGGGTGACGTTCTCGCTCAGGTCAACGAGAAGGGCATCCCACTAACAGCAACCCTTGCTAAGCAACTTGGCAAGACCGGTGCTGAAGTCGAAAAAATGGCTTCTAAGGGCGAGATTGGTTTCAAAGAGTTTGAAGCCGCCATGACCCAGGCATCAGGCAACGTTGCGGCTGAAATGGGTAAGACCTTCACCGGTTCCATGGCTAACCTTTCGGCTGCTGGTTCGCGTATCGGCGCAACGGTCGCAACCCCATTCTTGGAGATCGCCCGCGTTGGCGCGAATGCTTTGATTCCCGTTTTGGACGGTATCAACGCTGCGATCAAGCCAGCCATGGAGGCCTTCGGGCAGTGGGCGCAGCAAAACATGCCAGCCGTGTTCTCAGGTATCAGCGACGCGATTTCGCGAGTCGGCGACGTGCTCGGCCCGCTAGCTGCCCAGGTCAATTCGACTATGGGGCCGATGCTGGCTCAACTTGGCAGCGCGATTGGCCCGCTGGTAAGCCAGATTGGCGCAGCGCTCGGTCCTGTGTTCGCGCAGATCGGCGCGGCGATTACTCCGTTGATTCCTCAGATTATTGAGTTCGCTACGTCGTTCTCGCCTATCTCGCTGATTGTTCAGGCGCTGTTGCCGGTGTTGCCTCAGGTCGCTGCCATGCTCGGCACTCTTGGCACAGCGTTTGGTCAGATTGTCGCGGCGGTTCTTCCGTTGGCGGCAACGTTGATGACGGCAATTGTTCCTGTCTTCACCCAGTTGGTGTCAACGATCCTGCCAGTAGTTATCCAACTGGTGACCACTCTCGTTTCGGCGTTTGCTCCGCTTGTGGCGCAACTGGTGAGCGCGCTGGCCCCGATCCTGGGGCAACTAGCATCAAGTGTTCTACCCATGCTGGGGCAAGCGTTCACGGCGATCATGAGCGCAATCATGCCCGTGGTGAACGTGATCCTTGCGATTCTGATTCCGGCGCTTCAGATCCTCATGCCGATTGTGATCAGCATTGTCCAGGGCATCGTGAACAACGTGATCGGCGCGATTCAAGGTCTGGTCAGCGTGATCACTGGCGTGATTTCGCTGATCGGGGCGCTGTTCACAGGCAATTGGGCGCAGGTCTGGGAGTCGCTGAAGCAGATCGTTTCCGGCGCGGTCCAAGCGGTGTGGAACCTGATTCAACTTTGGTTCGTCGGCAAGATGGTCAAGGGCATCATGGCCGTGTTGAAGAGCATCACAGGTCTCTTCACCACCGGTTGGAACGCTGTAAAGTCCACCGTTCAAAGCTCTCTTGGCAGTGTCAAAGCTGCTGTTCAAACCGGAATGAATCTGGTTCGAAGCATCGTGCAGGGAACTCTCAACGCCGTGAGGAATTTCTTCTCGACGGCATTCAACGCGGTCAAGAGCTTAGTCACCAACGGAATGGCTGCGGTGCGCACGGCGGTGCAGACCGGCCTGAATGCCGTGGTGAACTTCTTCAAAGGCCTCATTGGCAACATCACCGGAGCCCTGGCAAGCCTGCCCGGCAAGCTAGGCACGATTGGCCGCCAGATGATCACAGGCATGATCGACGGCATCAAGGCCATGGCAACGCAAGTTGTCGATTCCATCGTTGGCGTGGCCAAGGGCGCAATCGACAAGGCAAAGTCATTCCTCGGCATCCATTCGCCTTCGCGTGTGTTCCGTGACGAGGTTGGCAAGCAGATTAGCCGGGGTCTGGCTGCTGGTGTGACTGCCGACAAGGACAAGGCCGTGAAAGCGGTTGAAGACTTGTCGAAGGCTGTTGCCAAGGCTGGCGAGAAGGCGATCAAGCAGGAAACGGCTAACGCCAAAGCTGATCGAACCAAGGCGAATGCGCAGATCGCGAAGCACAACAAGGCTTTGGCCAAGAAGCGTGATGCTGCTCTGGCCAAGGCCGACAAGCTGAAGAGCTCCAAGGCTCGCACTGCTGCTAAGAAGGCGGCGCGGGCCGAGTACAACGCCAATAAAAAGGACAAGTTGCCTACCTTGTCCAAGGCCGAGGCAGAGAAGGCCGCTAAGCGGAATATCCGGACGATTCAGGCAGCGCAGTCCAAGGCGCAAAGGCTTTTGGATGCCCAGGCGAAAACTACGGCTGGCATCTGGGAGTTTGGCGGGGTCAAGGGCGTTCAGCGTCTCGTGAACTCGCTGAGCAAGGCGGGCAAGTGGACGCGGAACGCGACCAAGCAAACCCGTTCGGCAACCCTCGCGGACTTGGCCAAGGCTCGCGAGGTCATGGCTGATCGCATCGAGTCCGCTAATAAGCGCCTCGATGAAATGGTTGAATACCGCAACCAGAACGCCGAGCGCATTATGGGTGAGCTCGATTTGAAGCCGACCGAGGACAAGGACGGGAAGAAAAAGAAGCTCAGTATTGCCGAGGTTTCTTCGCGTGTGAAGTCGTTGGCGGCCAAGGCGAAGCAGTTCGCCTCCAAGCTGGCGGCTTTGGGCAAGGCCGGTATTCCTCCTGGACTGATTCAGGAGATTGCGGGTTATGGCACGACTGAGGGCATTCAGGTTGCGAACGCGATTCTTTCGGGCACGAAGAAGCAGCAGTCCAACCTTTCCAAGGATTGGAAGGGGCTTGAATCGGCCTCGAATCGTTTCGGAACCGTGGCTGCTGAAGAGTTCTTCGGTGTCGGCATTGCCGCGCAACAGGGGATTATCAAGGGGCTTGAATCCGATGATAAGAAGCTGAAGAAAGCGGCTGAGAACCTGGCTTCGAAGCTGACCAAGGCGACTCGCAAGGCGTTGGGTATCCATTCGCCGTCTCGCGTGTTCCGTGATCAGGTTGGCGCTTACATTCCGGCGGGTGTTATTGCCGGCATTGATCAGGGACAGGGCGCGCTGGATAACCGGGTTGCGGGCATGGTTCGCACCGCGCCACCGGCTACGCAGACCATGGCGACAGCCCCGGCGGTTGGAGTGGACGGCGCACTGGCTGACGGGTTCACGGTCAACGGCCCGCTGGTGTCGGTGGATCGCATGGTTGTTGACAGTGACCGTCGCGTGAAGCAGGTCGCGCAGGAACTGCATACTCGCGGTTCCCGCTCGGCTCGGGCGCAAGGAAAGACTGCTATGGCTGGGGTGACGCGTTGA
- a CDS encoding phage tail protein, with translation MQRITPDAGLIYSDSVTPARKWSRVVGGANDGYVQGAWGYQMSLNSVNPATDKGGFKLPHFAGLWPSSGKLLMGLWTRQNYVMAHSPLMSSRGGTPLAYVATTAAGRLRHQVYNSAGVAILDQYEDHPWVQTAGWQFVGQLLDMTAKTSQMFSVNQATKATWLGPVRTFTGTPNSACTADLDVYMLPTGSVWTTGVFDEALVAHPTGAFSLADFVDSMSLGLWADGQLNANRTNFTVSESGIVPNGANREISTGAERLSWTARPVLVGAPAGVVPYWSSDNGASWQTGAQLPEPFSGLLRWTVPIAQGQSFSGFDVVEPVEPPPTLEPIADRSLDQGDIVHVPLEFFTYSAPTWTVEAPALAGVTVTDGVMSVAAGFQTGSGLVTVTLSDDLNRSVSRSFTVTVSPRQWDEPDAPELAHSPIVLWGESLPEAVLIDPLDAVVTNEVNGEQKFEFSLSPTHKFAGIIDNERYVSVAGEKYRVRRIEKGRSGGELTLDVYAEAQFYDLATAGKVSAKNWKQVTAGEVMTTALSGTGWTVGVANVTTLRTYETEETNPLALLRTVQENHGGDLVFDNNAKKVSLVTQSGRTQGVGFFYGRGLNEARRITDTTALVTRLYVKNEDGLTIASVNGGKPYIDDFGFTSDVRVDTYEFKSGTTPFTMLEMAQAVLAKRARPEYSYELKVSDLSVQSGAQFDRFGVGDVVTVVDNELGISEAQRIVRLEYDVVNPWDSEITLSATLREAGSDDVNDSGTLNTGSGVATFDLVPFNLLLNGRFDNALEHWAHFGAQHVEGGVTGDYAVALSGAGERWIEQTVQPDNRSAYALSFDLSSGGPAGWVPNVKAEAEVTYEDGSTEIIEIDLV, from the coding sequence TTGCAACGCATCACCCCTGACGCTGGGCTGATCTACAGCGACAGTGTCACGCCAGCGCGCAAATGGTCGCGTGTGGTCGGTGGCGCTAACGACGGCTATGTTCAGGGCGCGTGGGGCTACCAAATGAGCCTGAACAGCGTCAATCCGGCCACGGATAAGGGCGGCTTCAAGCTACCGCATTTCGCGGGCTTGTGGCCGTCCTCAGGCAAATTGCTCATGGGCTTGTGGACGCGGCAGAACTACGTCATGGCGCACAGCCCGCTCATGTCCTCGCGTGGCGGCACACCGCTTGCCTACGTGGCGACAACCGCAGCCGGTCGGTTGCGCCATCAGGTTTACAACTCCGCTGGCGTGGCGATCCTGGATCAATACGAAGATCATCCTTGGGTTCAGACGGCTGGTTGGCAGTTCGTCGGGCAACTGCTGGACATGACCGCGAAAACGTCTCAGATGTTCTCGGTCAACCAGGCAACCAAGGCGACTTGGCTCGGGCCGGTGCGCACGTTCACGGGCACACCGAATTCCGCGTGTACTGCTGATCTTGACGTATACATGCTGCCGACTGGCAGCGTGTGGACTACAGGCGTTTTTGACGAAGCGCTTGTAGCCCACCCGACTGGCGCATTCAGCCTTGCCGATTTTGTTGATTCAATGTCGCTGGGCTTGTGGGCTGACGGGCAGTTGAACGCGAACCGCACCAACTTCACGGTGTCCGAATCGGGCATCGTGCCTAACGGTGCGAACCGGGAGATTTCAACGGGCGCTGAGCGTCTTTCGTGGACTGCGCGCCCGGTGCTGGTCGGCGCACCGGCTGGTGTAGTTCCTTATTGGTCCTCCGATAATGGCGCTTCGTGGCAGACCGGTGCCCAACTGCCAGAGCCTTTTAGCGGCCTGTTGCGCTGGACGGTCCCCATCGCCCAAGGGCAATCATTCAGCGGGTTCGATGTGGTTGAGCCCGTGGAACCTCCGCCGACGTTGGAGCCGATTGCAGACCGCTCGCTAGACCAGGGCGACATTGTGCATGTGCCGTTGGAGTTCTTCACCTATAGCGCCCCAACGTGGACGGTTGAAGCACCAGCGCTAGCGGGCGTTACCGTGACTGATGGGGTCATGTCGGTTGCAGCGGGTTTCCAAACCGGGTCGGGCTTGGTCACGGTGACGTTGTCGGATGATTTGAATCGGTCGGTTTCACGGTCATTCACGGTGACCGTGAGCCCGCGCCAGTGGGATGAACCGGATGCGCCCGAGCTGGCTCATTCGCCGATTGTTCTTTGGGGCGAGTCCTTGCCTGAGGCGGTACTGATTGATCCGTTGGATGCTGTGGTCACTAACGAAGTGAATGGCGAGCAGAAGTTCGAGTTTTCTCTTTCGCCGACGCACAAGTTTGCCGGCATTATCGACAATGAGCGATACGTGTCGGTGGCGGGGGAGAAATACCGCGTCCGACGCATTGAGAAAGGCCGCTCGGGCGGTGAGCTGACTCTTGACGTTTACGCTGAAGCGCAGTTCTACGATTTGGCTACAGCCGGCAAGGTCAGCGCCAAGAACTGGAAGCAGGTCACGGCGGGCGAAGTCATGACAACTGCCTTGTCCGGCACGGGCTGGACCGTCGGCGTTGCCAACGTGACCACGCTTCGAACCTACGAGACCGAAGAAACCAACCCTCTGGCCTTGCTGCGCACAGTCCAGGAGAACCACGGCGGCGATTTGGTGTTCGACAACAACGCCAAAAAAGTCTCACTGGTAACCCAGTCAGGGCGCACTCAGGGCGTTGGGTTCTTCTATGGTCGCGGGCTGAACGAGGCGCGGCGCATCACCGACACCACTGCGCTGGTAACGCGCTTGTATGTGAAGAACGAAGACGGGCTAACAATCGCAAGCGTCAACGGAGGTAAGCCGTACATTGACGACTTCGGTTTCACGAGCGATGTTCGCGTTGACACTTACGAGTTCAAGTCAGGCACTACGCCATTCACGATGCTCGAAATGGCTCAGGCAGTGCTTGCCAAGCGCGCCCGGCCCGAGTATTCATATGAGCTCAAGGTCAGCGATTTATCCGTTCAGTCTGGCGCGCAGTTTGACCGGTTCGGCGTTGGTGATGTGGTGACGGTTGTCGATAACGAGCTGGGCATTTCCGAGGCGCAACGAATCGTTCGGCTCGAATACGACGTGGTGAATCCTTGGGATTCTGAAATCACGTTGTCGGCAACGCTGCGCGAGGCCGGCTCGGATGACGTGAACGATTCGGGCACACTGAACACCGGTTCGGGAGTGGCCACGTTCGACCTGGTGCCTTTCAATCTGCTGCTCAATGGCCGGTTCGATAATGCTCTTGAGCATTGGGCGCACTTCGGTGCGCAGCATGTCGAGGGCGGCGTTACTGGCGATTATGCGGTGGCGCTGAGTGGCGCCGGCGAACGCTGGATTGAGCAAACAGTTCAGCCTGATAACCGGTCGGCTTACGCGCTGAGTTTCGATCTGTCTTCGGGCGGGCCGGCTGGCTGGGTTCCCAACGTGAAGGCTGAAGCTGAAGTCACTTATGAGGATGGGTCAACGGAGATTATCGAAATTGATCTTGTTTAG
- a CDS encoding glycosyl hydrolase family 18 protein — MMTPNVWVWVGLSWTERIRMVLENYGDRLTDVSIFGWRVGANGALEQTFDPSLLDVYRARWPHLRFWLCFRNDGIGSIFTALRNDATARERLMSDLGDVIDTHPWLYGIDIDLEQGGAASNNVAAEALFKQVADLAHGRNMKASAALPALTSTGSVGGEDWVRYKQLGAMLDHVSIMSYDFAWSGSAPGPVSPGFWLEEVYNWASSQITPSKISMGLPLYAYFWSIHDYPESWGATRRGISGTYYSAWQYFSGSRAWSDSGSHYPIGWVAYRDSSSMSAWGFLDCYDWKEPTQWEDSNGVFSGIFANREYAVRYGLPAGVPQWSVADNSVGSSYVDYEFNAEPVIASNGDTVSPKVGYTLTAEIIQREPVAATIIDDYATSAQQLNAVYTQPSGAWTYQQVTSSYKQYRGTGTLRFGNDFGAQSLYAMARFQFATAGRFSVTSQGITAELSSTGELKLLRGSTALATKQLGAQVVGGAAQVGRCVLALRVRENSARVYFSNAETSIPMQLEVSTTPPGGPTEFSSTGTAWIDHSYLGDGWWYQPREAVEIVINGVSKVLGRIERTGVTWDDKNRFRPNADVEESATRETGVSLDWVYAHWKDLPITTGVNTTYRVRPLDHDLWLGRLMVLDRDGASIVYFTDATTITHWRGRAVLDWGLQGIALWSLGQEDMRLYESLEGGLLPANTKRLDE; from the coding sequence ATGATGACACCTAACGTCTGGGTATGGGTCGGGCTGAGCTGGACTGAACGAATCCGCATGGTTCTAGAGAACTACGGCGACCGGCTCACCGATGTTTCGATATTCGGCTGGCGGGTCGGAGCCAACGGCGCACTAGAGCAGACCTTTGACCCGTCACTGCTGGACGTATACCGGGCTAGGTGGCCCCACTTGCGTTTCTGGCTGTGCTTCAGGAATGACGGCATCGGCTCAATATTCACTGCGCTGCGCAACGATGCGACCGCCCGCGAACGGCTCATGTCCGACCTCGGCGACGTTATCGACACGCACCCGTGGCTTTACGGCATCGACATTGACCTAGAGCAAGGCGGGGCAGCGTCAAACAACGTTGCCGCCGAAGCATTGTTCAAGCAGGTTGCCGACCTCGCGCACGGGCGAAACATGAAGGCTTCGGCGGCTCTGCCGGCGCTGACCTCCACCGGCTCGGTGGGTGGCGAAGATTGGGTGCGCTACAAGCAGCTCGGCGCGATGCTCGATCACGTTTCGATCATGTCTTACGACTTCGCGTGGTCAGGCTCAGCACCCGGCCCTGTGTCGCCAGGATTCTGGCTTGAAGAGGTTTACAACTGGGCGAGCTCGCAGATTACGCCGTCCAAGATCAGCATGGGCTTGCCTCTCTACGCCTACTTCTGGTCAATTCATGACTACCCCGAATCGTGGGGCGCGACCCGGCGGGGCATCTCGGGAACCTACTACAGCGCTTGGCAGTACTTCTCCGGTTCCCGCGCTTGGTCAGATTCGGGCAGTCATTACCCGATCGGCTGGGTGGCCTACCGCGACTCTTCAAGCATGAGCGCCTGGGGTTTCCTGGATTGCTACGACTGGAAAGAGCCGACCCAATGGGAAGACTCAAACGGGGTGTTCTCAGGCATATTCGCCAACCGCGAGTACGCGGTCAGGTACGGGCTGCCGGCGGGCGTTCCTCAATGGTCAGTCGCCGATAACTCGGTTGGCTCAAGCTACGTTGACTATGAGTTCAACGCCGAACCGGTGATCGCGTCCAATGGTGACACCGTTTCGCCCAAGGTTGGCTACACGTTGACCGCTGAAATCATTCAGCGTGAACCGGTGGCCGCGACAATCATCGATGACTATGCGACTTCTGCCCAGCAGCTCAACGCTGTTTACACGCAACCTTCTGGCGCGTGGACGTACCAGCAGGTCACGTCGAGCTACAAGCAATATCGGGGAACAGGAACGCTTCGCTTCGGAAATGACTTCGGCGCGCAGTCGCTTTATGCCATGGCGCGGTTCCAGTTTGCGACCGCTGGCCGCTTCAGTGTCACGTCGCAGGGAATCACCGCCGAGCTATCCAGCACTGGCGAATTGAAGCTGCTGCGCGGGTCAACTGCCTTGGCTACGAAGCAACTCGGCGCGCAAGTAGTTGGCGGGGCGGCTCAGGTTGGCCGTTGCGTGCTGGCGTTGCGTGTGCGTGAGAACAGTGCCCGCGTGTACTTCTCAAACGCGGAAACAAGCATCCCTATGCAGCTTGAAGTGAGCACGACACCACCGGGCGGGCCGACCGAATTCAGTTCAACCGGCACGGCATGGATCGATCATTCCTACCTTGGCGACGGCTGGTGGTATCAGCCCCGTGAAGCCGTGGAAATAGTCATCAATGGAGTGTCCAAAGTGCTGGGTCGCATTGAGCGCACGGGCGTTACTTGGGATGACAAGAACCGGTTCCGACCTAATGCCGACGTGGAGGAATCCGCGACGCGGGAGACCGGTGTTTCCCTTGACTGGGTTTACGCGCATTGGAAAGACCTGCCGATCACGACCGGAGTCAACACCACGTACCGGGTCCGACCGCTTGACCATGACCTTTGGTTGGGTCGGCTCATGGTGCTGGATCGCGACGGGGCAAGCATCGTGTACTTCACCGATGCCACGACAATCACGCACTGGCGCGGGCGCGCAGTTCTTGACTGGGGGCTTCAGGGCATCGCCCTGTGGTCGCTCGGTCAGGAAGACATGCGACTTTACGAATCGCTTGAAGGTGGCCTTTTGCCAGCGAACACGAAACGACTAGACGAATAA
- a CDS encoding M15 family metallopeptidase has protein sequence MSFKWITGKVRTGDGQVILDYLCQRFNSEVEPIVKGWSWGYAKRDVREAAGIPSEHQTGWAIDLNAPIHGLGLVDTFSKSDEAAIRRLLKDLGGAVRWGGDYGGRKDEMHFELQGGLALLKRVADRIRGGAIGNVKPTGSTSKPKPAPKPTSKRPTDYADLATDGKFGKKSIEATQILMSQIGLYERAIDGDPGTYTWKAVQEWLNGLGLYKRAIDGKPGYYTYLALQQFLRKKGLYPASKWLLDGKFGPATIEAFQKYLNTQNGK, from the coding sequence GTGAGCTTCAAATGGATCACCGGCAAGGTGCGCACCGGCGACGGTCAGGTGATCCTCGATTACCTTTGCCAGCGTTTCAACTCTGAAGTTGAGCCAATCGTCAAGGGCTGGTCCTGGGGCTATGCCAAGCGCGACGTGCGCGAGGCCGCGGGCATCCCCTCCGAGCATCAGACCGGTTGGGCCATTGACCTCAACGCCCCAATCCATGGCCTTGGCCTTGTGGACACGTTCAGCAAGTCCGACGAGGCCGCAATTCGTCGACTCCTAAAGGATCTGGGCGGCGCAGTTCGCTGGGGCGGCGACTACGGGGGCCGCAAGGATGAAATGCACTTCGAGCTTCAGGGTGGTCTTGCTCTGTTGAAGCGCGTTGCTGACCGTATTCGAGGCGGGGCAATCGGCAATGTGAAGCCGACCGGCAGCACATCCAAGCCAAAGCCAGCACCTAAGCCGACTTCGAAGCGCCCAACGGACTACGCGGACCTCGCGACTGATGGAAAGTTCGGCAAAAAGTCCATTGAGGCTACTCAGATCCTCATGTCACAGATCGGCCTTTACGAGCGGGCGATTGACGGCGACCCGGGAACTTACACCTGGAAGGCTGTTCAGGAATGGCTCAACGGCCTTGGGCTATACAAGCGCGCAATCGACGGGAAGCCGGGTTACTACACCTATCTTGCCCTGCAGCAGTTCCTTCGCAAGAAGGGGCTGTATCCGGCTTCGAAGTGGCTGCTCGATGGAAAGTTTGGCCCGGCAACTATCGAAGCCTTCCAGAAGTACCTGAATACCCAAAACGGAAAGTAA
- a CDS encoding helix-turn-helix transcriptional regulator — protein sequence MTVHYLSVNGVANRLGVSPHTAKKYADDGRLPEPDAEIGEPPRNTRGWLPETIDAWNASRPGHGGRPKKTSS from the coding sequence GTGACAGTTCACTATCTATCAGTCAACGGCGTGGCGAACCGACTCGGCGTTTCTCCGCACACCGCGAAGAAATATGCCGACGATGGCCGCCTGCCTGAACCCGACGCAGAAATCGGCGAACCTCCCCGCAACACGCGGGGCTGGCTACCGGAGACCATCGACGCATGGAACGCCTCGCGTCCTGGCCATGGCGGGCGACCGAAGAAAACCAGTTCATAA